The Nitrospirota bacterium genome segment CCAGCCGGGGTCGATGACGATGGGGGGCGTGAGGCCGCCCAAATCCACGTGGGTCGCGATCCTCAGCGAGTCACCCAGAATCAGACGCCGGCCTTTTTCGTCCGCTTCGCCCACGCCCTTCAATGCCACCTTGCCGTTCCTCGCCTCTCCCAGCGAGTCCATGGCCACGGAATAATGGAAACGAACCACCGGAACGCCACGGACATCGAAGAATTCCAGGTAACTCCCCGCATCATGCACGGTCACGATTCCGGCAGGCAACGTCACCGCGTACTCTGAAGACGCCTCCGTGTCAGCAGTCGGAACGATCTCGAACTCTTCGAGACGGCTCGTATCGGCCTTCAAGTTCTTCATGCGTAGGGGAGCATCTTCAGATGCTCCCAGTTCGGGAGGGTCTAAAGACCCTCCCCTACGATTTGGTACTTCAGATGCTCCCAAGACGGGCTTCATGCGTAGGGGAGCATCTTTAGATGCTCCCAAGACGGGCGGATCTGAAGATCCGCCCCTACGAATTGCTCCCTCTTTCGGGAGGGTCTAAAGACCCTCCCCTACGATTCGGCGCCAAGAATCGGCGCCAATCCGGGAGGGTTTGAACACCGTCCCCTACATGGTCTTCCAATCGGCCCAAACGAACGAACCGGAATGTGGGAACCGGCGGTAGTCGGATACGAGACCGCGACGGACCGGGTTCTCCCAAATGTACCTCGCAACTTTCTCAATGCTCTCTTCCAATCGAAGCGCATGGTCGTAGAACGACCGCTGCCAGAGCGGTGCAGGCACGCCGACTTTCCGGCCCTCATGAGTCGTCAGGATCTTGAACATGCGGACAAACTCGACCACGTCGCCACCTGCCGGACATCGCAGCAGGAGATGCAAATGGTCCGGCATGAAACAATAGGCAAACACCTCGGCGCACAGCGAATCAGCCGCGCGCCGGAGCAAGGGCACAAACACATCCACCAACTCCGCTCGCTCAAGATGCTTGGCGCGATCCGCGGTGCACAGCGTCAAAGAAAACGCGTGACCTTGGCGGTAAGCCGCCCGATCAAGCCGTATCCGTCTGCGCTCCCCCATGGAGTCAGTCTACCGCAGATTGATCTCGTAGGGGAGCATCTTTAGATGCTCCCAAGACGGGCGGATCTAAAGATCCGCCCCTACGAATTGCTCCCTCTTTCGGGAGGGTCTAAAGATCCGCCCCTACGATTCGGCGCCGAGAATCGGCGCTGATCCGGGAGGATGTAAACACCCTCCCCTACAAATAAACCAACATCGCCAACGCTCCTCGTAGGGGAGCATCTTTAGATGCTCCCAAGAGGGGCGGATCTAAAGATCCGCCCCTACGATTTGCTACCCTCCCGTGTTCGGGCTCCTCGTAGGGGAGCATCTTCAGATGCTCCCTCTTGCATGCTCCCTCTTTCGGGAGGGTCTAAAGACCCTCCCCTACGATTCGGCGCCAAGAGGGGCGGATTTGAAGATCCGCCCCTACGGACTGATAGCAAGGCCAAATGGGAAACCGGTTACACGCTGTGAACCCAAGGTTACAGTCGCCGTCCTCCCCTCTTGCTTGACACTCCATGTACTATTAACCACTTGCCACTTACCGTCCTGTGGTACGGGGCTTGCTCTTTGCTCCACCAGATGAAACTTTCAGCACGAGCAACATACCACGAAGGAGGTGCGCCTATGAGCCGCACAACCCCCAACAGAACTTTCATTTCATCCGATCCTGCGTCACGCGTCACGCGTCAAGCGTCACGGGCGCGAAGCCGCGCCGGTTTCACTCTGATCGAGCTGATCATGATCATTATCTTGATCGCGATTCTCGCTTCGATCGCGGTGCCCCGCTTCGTGAACCTCTCGCGGCAGGCCGACATCGCCGCCACGCGCGGCGCCTTGGGCGCCATCCGAGCCGCCATGGTGATGGACTATGCCAGCCGAACCTTGGTGTCCAGGGGCATCCCCAGATTCGCCAACGTGGTCTATCACAGTTGGTTCATGGAGCTGCACGTACCGACGAATGAACTCACCAATACCAGCCTGCTTGCCAACGCCGGCTGGGGCGCTGAAGACGCCGCCATCACTGGTCAAACCGACCAGATCTCCATCGTCGAAAACATGGACTCCACCAACGCGCCCAGCGTCGCCAATCTCAATGCCCGAGGCACCGCCTCCGCCGCTTCCGTTCTCTGCTGCTCGGCGACCTGGACCTGCCCCGCCACCAACAACCCAGGCACCATCGCCTGGGTCTACGAAAGCTACGGGGAGTTCGAGGGCGTCGTGAAGGCGTGCGGCGACAATTCGGCCGCCACCGGATACACCGACGACCAAACGGATGCGTGGTAAACCAGGCGGAAACGGGAGGAATGCCCATGAAACACTCAGCACCCAGCACTCAGCACTCCGCGCTCATGAGCGGGTCACGAGTCACGAGTCACGAGTCACGGCGGCGAAGCCGCTCGGGTTTTACACTCGTTGAACTGGTGCTCGTGGTCATCCTGATCGCGATTCTCGCCTCGATTGCCGTTCCCCGATTCGTGAACCTGGCGCGGCAGGCCGACATCGCCGCCACCCGCGGCGCCCTCGGCGCCGTCCGAGGCGCGATCGTAATGGACTATGCCAGCCGCACGCTGGTCAGCCGGGGCGTCCCCAGATTCGCCAACGTGGTCTACCACAGTTGGTTCATGGAGTTGCACGTGCCCGTGAACGAGCTCACCAATACCAGCTTGCTTGCCAATGCCGGCTGGGGCGCCGAAGACGCGGCCATCACAGGCCAAGTCGATCAGATCTCCATCGCCGAAAACATGGACTCCACCAACGCGCCCACCGTCGCCAATCTCAATGCCAGGGCCACCGCCTCCGCCGCCTCCGTCCTCTGCTGCTCGGTGGCTTGGACGTGCCCCGCCACCAACAACCCGGGCACCATTGCCTGGGTCTACGAAAGCTACGGCGACTTCGAGGGCATCGTGAAGGCATGTGGGGACAACAACGGAAGCACCGGATTCACCGACGACCTGACGGACGCGTGGTAGGCACGAGGACGTGAGGCGCGAGACGCAAGACGAAAGGCGCAGGGAGAAGGGATGAACATCAACACGGGGAGTGTGGCTGCGATGAGCATGGAGTTTGAAGCCGTCACACTCCCCCTGTACCCCAGGCTCGCAATTGCACCCTCCCGGCCCAAGCCTTTCTCCACGAAGGATCTCATGGCCCTCAAGCGCGAAACCCCGCCCGCGCCCGAAGGAATCCTCGACAAGGTTTTCTCTTCCCTCGACCGCCTCTTCGCTCCCAGCCCGCTGTAGAGCGCACATCCCTGAGGAGCATCCTCACATGCTCCCATCAGGAACGCGGAGGTCCGATCCGCGACGAAATGTTTATGTTGTGACTCCCCGTGCGTCAGGAGGTAGAATCAGCTTTCATGACAGCCTTGAGCGGCAAGACGATCTTCCTGACCGGAGGGGCCGGGTTCATCGGGGCCGAACTGGCCGGCCGTCTGCTCGACCATAACCGCCTCATCGTCTACGACACGCTCGGACGCAACTCAATCCGGACCAAAACCTTTTTCCCCCATGCGAATCTGAAACTCATCGAGGGTACCGTCCTGGATGCCGCCTCTCTGCACCGTAGCATGGAGGGAGCCGATATTGTCGTTCACCTCGCGGCCGTCGCCGGCATCGACACAGTCCTCAAGAGCCCCACGCAGACCATGCGCGTCAACCTCCTGGGGACGTCCTTCGTTTTGGATGCGGCCCGCGAACTCGGCGTGCGCGATCGCGTGGTGATCTTCTCCACCAGCGAAGTGTTCGGTACCTACGCTTACCGCGTAAGCGAGTCCGATACCACCACTTCGGGCGCGGTCGGCGAAGCGCGATGGATCTACGCGGTGAGCAAGCTGGCCGGGGAACACATGGCCTTTGCCGCATTCAAAGAATTCGCTCTTCCCGTCGTCATCGTGCGTCCCTTCAACGTCTACGGTCCCGGCCAAATCGGCGAAGGCGCCGTCCACGTCTTCGTAAAACGCGCCATCGCGGGCGAGGACCTTGAAATCCACGGGGACGGCGACCAGATCCGATCCTGGGTCTACATCGACGACATGGTGGACGCGCTTCTTCTGCTCTTGCAGCACCCCTCGGCCGTGGGAGAATCTTTCAACATCGGCAATCCGAGGGGAACGGTGACGATCAATACGCTCGCGGAGATGGTCGTATCGCTGGCGGAATCCCGCTCACGGATCGTCCACGCGCCCCGCCGCCATGCGGACGTCGAACTCCGGATCCCCAGCATCGAGAAGGCCAGGCAGATGCTCGGCTTCCAGCCGAAAGTCGACTTGAAGGACGGCCTGTTGAAAACCATCCGATGGTATCGCGAACAGCGGGATGGAAATTGAACGAATGCAGGCCGCCATCCGCCGGCTCCAGCTCGATCTCTCCGGGCTGACCGTGCTCACCGAAGCCGCCTCCGGCCCGTACCGGCCTACACCCGTTCTCGCCGCCCTGGCCGGCGCCCGGAAGACCTACGCCGTCACCCGCGATTCAGGATTTGGCAAGGGCACAGAAATCGTCGAGTCCACTTTGGCTCTGGCGCGCGCCTGCTCCGTGGCCGGCGCCGTCGAGTTCCTCTTCGGCGACCTCGAAGCCGGCCTGCGCGAGGCCGACATCGTGACCAACCTTGGGTTCGTCCGTCCCATCGACCGCGCGATGGTCGCCCGAATGAAACCGACCGGCGTCGTCCCCTACATGGCCGAAGCCTGGGAATTCCGTCCAGGCGACGTCGATCTCGATGCGTGCCGGGAGCGCGGAATTCCCGTGATGGGGACAAACGAGAGCCATCCGGGGGTCAATACCCTGCGGGCCTGCGGTCCACTCTGCGAATCCATGATGACTCGGGCCGGTGTCGCCGCCAAAGATGCCCGCGTGGTCGTCATCAGCAACGATCCCTTCGGCCCCGTTCTCGTCGATCATCTCACCTCCGCCGGCTCGATCGTCACCCTCCTCCCCCGCCCCTCCCCACACGCGATTCAGAAGGCCGACGCCCTCGTCATGGCCTGCTATCGCTCCGACCGCTTCATCCTGGGATCGCGCGGCGACATGACACCGGAGCAACTGAAATCCCTCGCTCCGGCGATCCGCGTAATCCAATTCACCGGCGGGGCGGACGCCGAGGCCCTGAACCGCATGGACATCGCGTGCTTTCCCCCCGAGCAGGTGCCATTCCGAAGGATGGGCCGGACGCTGGCCGAGCTCGATCCCGGATTGGTCATCGACCTCCATGCCGCGGGGCTCAAGGTGGGGGAAGCCATGGCCCAGGCACGACGCCTGGGATTGTCCGGTCAGGATTTCGTACGTTACGTGACCGAGCATTCCCCCGCGCAACCCATGGACGGAGGCACGCCTTGAGCGCCGTGATGGAACGTCCCCGGATCATGGCTGAGGAAGCCGGGCCGGGGACCGAGGCCGAATGGGACCGGCTCATCGACGAATGCGCCAACGGCGTTCTCTACCAGAAGTCGGCCTTCCTCGCGCACTACGCCCACAAGGCCGAGAGGGTGGTGCGCCTGCTTTTCAGGAGTGGCGGGCGCTCCTTGGGATTGCTGGCCGGGGGAATCGTCCCATCCGCCGGGCGCCGCGAACTGGCTGCGCCGTTCTCGGCCTCCTTCGGCGGCATCAGCCACACACCCGGACTCAGTCTAGGCGAGGCCGTCGCCTTGGTGGATGAACTGATCCGAGCCGCCGGCCGATATGGCGTTCAGTCCATCCGGCTGGCGCAGCCGCCGTCGATCTATTCCACTGAGACCGACGACCGGCTGGACTTCGCCCTCCTGCACGCGGGATTCACGCCGGCAACGGCCGATCTTACCCTCTACCTCTCGGGCGGCAATCGCACCACGCGGTCCTCCGTCGTCCGAAATGTGAAGCGGGCTGAAAACAACGGCCTTGAGTTCCGTGAAACGGACGACGCCGCCGCCGTGTGGGACTTGCTTCACCGATGGAAAGAATCCCGGAAACTTCCCTTGAGCGTGTCACGGGGCGACCTCGCCGCTCTGAAGGCTGCGTTCCCCGATCACATTCGTGCCTTTCTCACCCTTTCCGGAAACCGGCCCATCGGGGCCATGGTGCTCTACCAACTGAACCGCAGAACGGCGCTGGCCTTCGCGTGGGACGAGGACGAGGACTACCGGTCATCAAGACCGAACGATTTCATGCTCACGCGAGTGATCAATGTCGCTCTCACCGGGGGAACGGCCTGTCTCGACCTCGGCACGGTGACCCTCCAGGGAGAACCCGTCTGGGGCGTCACTCGATTCAAAGAAAACTTTGGCCCGCGCGGCGCGCTCCGCAAGACCTACGTGCTGGTCCTTCCCAAGGCATGAAGACCTTCCTCGGTATCAACATGTCGGGGCGCGATTCATCCGCCGCCCTCGTTTCAGAAGGCAAGGTCCATTTCGCCGTGAGGGAGGAACGCCTGAACCGTGAGAAGAAGACGCGGAAGTTTCCCCTCCTGGCCATCCGCGAGTGCCTTCGCGCCGGCGGCATCGGCTTGGCCGATGTCGACCGCGTCGCCGTTTCGTGGAATCCCGCCATCAACCTCGAGCGGTTCAACAGCGCGCAATCCGGGACCGCACGATACAAGCCGGAGCACCTTTATGCCGTCCCCAACCACCTCTTTACATTCCTCGATCCCGACGAAGGACTTCGCACCGACGAGATCTTCCACTTCGCGAGCGGGAGGCAGCTTGCCGTTCAGTATGTGAACCACCACCTCGCCCATGCCGCCGACGTCTTCCTCCTTTCTCCCTATGATGAGTCGGCCATCCTCATCATGGATGCCTACGGGGAAAAGCATTCGGTCACCTTTGCCCTCGGGCGCGGTTCGAGCTTCCAGGTGCTCCAGACGGTGCTCTTTCCGCACAGCCTGGGTTCGTTCTACGGCGCCATGACCCAGTATCTAGGCTTCACGCCGGATTTGGACGAATGGAAGGTCATGGGCGCCGGCGCCTACGGCGACCCGCAACGATTCATCGAGTTCTTCCGGGGGCTCTTCCGCCGCCTGGATAACGGCGCCTTCGAATTGGATCTTTCCTACTTCGATTTTCCCCTCTTCACGCGGCCGACGCTGTACTCGGACAAACTCGTGGCCGCCCTCGGCGCGGTACGACATCGCGAGCATGACCTCGAACAACGACACTTCGACGTCGCCGCGGCCGTGCAGCAGGTCACCGAAGAAATCGCCTTCCACATGCTTGCCCACCTGCATCGGCTGACCGG includes the following:
- a CDS encoding transposase; amino-acid sequence: MGERRRIRLDRAAYRQGHAFSLTLCTADRAKHLERAELVDVFVPLLRRAADSLCAEVFAYCFMPDHLHLLLRCPAGGDVVEFVRMFKILTTHEGRKVGVPAPLWQRSFYDHALRLEESIEKVARYIWENPVRRGLVSDYRRFPHSGSFVWADWKTM
- a CDS encoding prepilin-type N-terminal cleavage/methylation domain-containing protein; protein product: MSRTTPNRTFISSDPASRVTRQASRARSRAGFTLIELIMIIILIAILASIAVPRFVNLSRQADIAATRGALGAIRAAMVMDYASRTLVSRGIPRFANVVYHSWFMELHVPTNELTNTSLLANAGWGAEDAAITGQTDQISIVENMDSTNAPSVANLNARGTASAASVLCCSATWTCPATNNPGTIAWVYESYGEFEGVVKACGDNSAATGYTDDQTDAW
- a CDS encoding NAD-dependent epimerase/dehydratase family protein is translated as MTALSGKTIFLTGGAGFIGAELAGRLLDHNRLIVYDTLGRNSIRTKTFFPHANLKLIEGTVLDAASLHRSMEGADIVVHLAAVAGIDTVLKSPTQTMRVNLLGTSFVLDAARELGVRDRVVIFSTSEVFGTYAYRVSESDTTTSGAVGEARWIYAVSKLAGEHMAFAAFKEFALPVVIVRPFNVYGPGQIGEGAVHVFVKRAIAGEDLEIHGDGDQIRSWVYIDDMVDALLLLLQHPSAVGESFNIGNPRGTVTINTLAEMVVSLAESRSRIVHAPRRHADVELRIPSIEKARQMLGFQPKVDLKDGLLKTIRWYREQRDGN
- a CDS encoding GNAT family N-acetyltransferase, with product MSAVMERPRIMAEEAGPGTEAEWDRLIDECANGVLYQKSAFLAHYAHKAERVVRLLFRSGGRSLGLLAGGIVPSAGRRELAAPFSASFGGISHTPGLSLGEAVALVDELIRAAGRYGVQSIRLAQPPSIYSTETDDRLDFALLHAGFTPATADLTLYLSGGNRTTRSSVVRNVKRAENNGLEFRETDDAAAVWDLLHRWKESRKLPLSVSRGDLAALKAAFPDHIRAFLTLSGNRPIGAMVLYQLNRRTALAFAWDEDEDYRSSRPNDFMLTRVINVALTGGTACLDLGTVTLQGEPVWGVTRFKENFGPRGALRKTYVLVLPKA
- a CDS encoding carbamoyltransferase — protein: MKTFLGINMSGRDSSAALVSEGKVHFAVREERLNREKKTRKFPLLAIRECLRAGGIGLADVDRVAVSWNPAINLERFNSAQSGTARYKPEHLYAVPNHLFTFLDPDEGLRTDEIFHFASGRQLAVQYVNHHLAHAADVFLLSPYDESAILIMDAYGEKHSVTFALGRGSSFQVLQTVLFPHSLGSFYGAMTQYLGFTPDLDEWKVMGAGAYGDPQRFIEFFRGLFRRLDNGAFELDLSYFDFPLFTRPTLYSDKLVAALGAVRHREHDLEQRHFDVAAAVQQVTEEIAFHMLAHLHRLTGLKAVCISGGVAMNCLLNGKVTSRTPFEKVWIGSSPDDGGTSVGAALYSASLSSTFPRHPAEHNYWGTEYDASEIRSELAKYGLRYSEVKDPHLEAARRVARGEIVAWFQGRMEFGERALGNRSILADPRDPAMKDKINRAIKYREAFRPFAPSVPEEQAHEFFEHADYVPFMEKALVVRPSKRSVLPAVTHQDGTARLQTVRKSANPSFWSLIDAFGKMTGVPVLLNTSFNLQGEPIVGTPKDAIRTFYSSGLDALFLGNTLLVKS